One part of the Fusobacterium sp. JB019 genome encodes these proteins:
- the gltS gene encoding sodium/glutamate symporter — MTFNFNMYETLAIAIVILLVGDFLKKRISVLERFFIPEPVIGGVLFSIILLIGHNTNMFNFTFDGTLKTFLMVAFYATVGFLASFELLKKGGVGVALFLVCAIILVTLQDIVGVSLAKMFGLHPYIGLAAGSVPLTGGHGTSGAFGPIMEQAGATGAMSVAMASATFGLVAGCLIGGPIAKKLIEKFKLQGPKEETVLNEDGTDSETAVVEHRMTEQSITHAIVAIGLAVGCGVWIPAFSKAHGLALPIYLGPMIIAALIRNIMDASKKKLPLKEISVIGNIALALFLAMALMSMKLWQLADLALPLIVILLVQTFMMGVFAYFITFNVMGRDYDAATIACGHCGFGMGATPNAMANMEAFTKANGPSIKAFFVIPLVGSLFIDFFNAFVITTFMNIFK; from the coding sequence ATGACGTTTAATTTTAACATGTATGAAACTCTTGCTATTGCAATTGTTATACTTCTAGTTGGAGATTTCTTGAAAAAAAGAATTTCTGTACTTGAAAGATTTTTTATTCCTGAACCAGTTATTGGTGGGGTACTATTTTCTATAATTTTACTTATAGGACATAACACTAATATGTTCAATTTCACTTTTGATGGAACTTTAAAGACTTTCTTAATGGTTGCTTTCTACGCAACAGTAGGATTCCTTGCAAGTTTCGAACTTCTAAAAAAAGGTGGAGTTGGAGTTGCTTTGTTCCTAGTATGTGCTATTATACTAGTTACTCTTCAAGATATAGTTGGTGTTTCTTTAGCTAAAATGTTTGGATTACATCCATACATTGGTCTTGCAGCCGGATCTGTTCCTTTAACAGGTGGACACGGAACTTCTGGAGCATTCGGTCCTATCATGGAACAAGCTGGAGCTACTGGAGCAATGTCTGTTGCTATGGCTTCTGCTACTTTTGGACTTGTTGCTGGTTGTTTAATCGGTGGACCTATCGCTAAGAAATTAATTGAAAAATTCAAACTTCAAGGACCTAAAGAAGAAACTGTACTTAATGAAGATGGTACTGATTCTGAAACTGCTGTTGTTGAACATAGAATGACTGAACAATCTATAACTCATGCAATTGTTGCTATTGGTTTAGCAGTTGGTTGTGGTGTTTGGATTCCAGCTTTTTCTAAAGCTCACGGTTTAGCTTTACCTATTTACTTAGGACCAATGATCATTGCAGCTCTTATCAGAAATATCATGGATGCTTCTAAAAAGAAACTTCCTTTAAAAGAAATTTCTGTTATTGGAAATATCGCACTTGCTTTATTCCTTGCTATGGCATTAATGTCTATGAAATTATGGCAGCTTGCTGACCTAGCTTTACCATTAATTGTTATCTTATTGGTTCAAACTTTTATGATGGGTGTATTCGCTTACTTCATTACATTTAATGTAATGGGAAGAGACTATGACGCAGCTACTATAGCATGTGGACATTGTGGATTTGGAATGGGAGCTACTCCTAATGCAATGGCTAACATGGAAGCTTTCACTAAAGCAAACGGACCATCTATCAAGGCATTCTTTGTTATACCTTTAGTTGGATCTCTATTCATAGATTTCTTTAACGCTTTCGTTATAACTACTTTTATGAATA